One stretch of Streptomyces sp. R21 DNA includes these proteins:
- a CDS encoding cytochrome P450 has product MNAQPLNDPEAPRGCPVAHGSAELTRLYGPEAATDPLGIYERLRKEHGSVAPVLLEGDVPAWLVLGYRDSRRVLDNPRQFARDSRNWRDWREGRIAETSPLVPMLGWRPDCVSLDGEEHRRLRGAVNDVLQAAAGRGVRRHATNFANKQIDTFADSGRADLVADYADLLPMLVMSRILGLAEAEGRRLVESCAQVLKGGEDAVMHDGVIREIFGELAERRRSEPGSDLATGLLEHHADLDHDEVVHHLRVVLIAAHVTTNLLARVLQLVLTDASRLSGLISGELNISAVVEEVMWNSPPLAVLPGRFAASDVELGGHRIEEGDLLVLGLAPGNLDPGVRPDPGVSVQGNQSHLAFGAGPHECPGQSIGQSMIEVAVDVLLHRLPGLRLAVPADELTTTASTWDSRLDRLPVEFPV; this is encoded by the coding sequence ATGAACGCCCAGCCCTTAAACGATCCCGAGGCACCGCGCGGCTGCCCCGTCGCCCACGGTTCGGCCGAGCTCACCCGGCTGTACGGGCCGGAGGCGGCGACCGACCCGCTCGGCATCTACGAGCGGCTGCGCAAGGAGCACGGCTCCGTGGCGCCGGTACTGCTGGAGGGCGACGTCCCGGCCTGGCTGGTGCTGGGTTACCGGGACAGTCGGCGGGTGCTCGACAACCCCCGCCAGTTCGCCCGGGACTCGCGGAACTGGCGGGACTGGCGGGAGGGCCGGATCGCGGAGACCTCTCCGTTGGTTCCGATGCTCGGCTGGCGTCCCGACTGCGTGTCCCTGGACGGCGAGGAGCACCGCAGGCTGCGCGGCGCCGTCAACGACGTACTGCAGGCTGCTGCCGGCCGCGGGGTCCGGCGCCACGCCACGAATTTCGCCAACAAGCAGATCGACACGTTCGCGGACAGCGGCCGCGCCGATCTGGTGGCGGACTACGCCGACCTGCTGCCGATGCTCGTGATGTCCCGCATTCTGGGGCTGGCCGAGGCGGAGGGGCGCCGGCTTGTCGAGTCCTGCGCCCAGGTGCTCAAGGGCGGCGAGGACGCCGTGATGCACGACGGCGTGATCAGGGAGATCTTCGGTGAACTCGCCGAGCGCAGGCGGTCCGAACCGGGCTCCGACCTCGCCACCGGGCTGCTGGAACATCACGCAGACCTCGACCACGACGAAGTCGTCCATCACCTGCGCGTGGTGCTGATCGCCGCGCACGTCACGACCAATCTGCTGGCCCGGGTGCTGCAGCTGGTCCTGACCGACGCCTCCCGGCTCTCCGGGCTGATCAGCGGTGAGCTGAACATCTCGGCTGTGGTGGAGGAGGTCATGTGGAACTCTCCGCCGCTGGCCGTCCTGCCGGGGCGCTTCGCCGCCAGCGATGTCGAACTGGGCGGGCACCGCATCGAGGAGGGCGACCTGCTCGTGCTCGGTCTCGCCCCGGGCAACCTCGACCCCGGGGTCCGGCCCGACCCGGGTGTCTCGGTGCAGGGCAACCAGTCGCACCTGGCGTTCGGCGCGGGCCCGCACGAGTGCCCCGGGCAGAGCATCGGGCAGTCCATGATCGAGGTTGCGGTGGACGTCCTGCTGCACCGGCTGCCGGGCCTGCGGCTGGCTGTGCCGGCGGATGAGCTCACCACGACCGCCTCCACCTGGGATTCCCGGCTGGACAGGCTGCCCGTCGAGTTCCCGGTGTGA